A window from Littorina saxatilis isolate snail1 linkage group LG9, US_GU_Lsax_2.0, whole genome shotgun sequence encodes these proteins:
- the LOC138977479 gene encoding von Willebrand factor D and EGF domain-containing protein-like → MPTSCVPSSHCGTRSPYWLDLEGGKLPAVGQEKAARACAQHWWSCNWFRTPITVRNCGAFYLYKLEAPKDCDLAYCAKTV, encoded by the exons ATGCCAACGTCCTGTGTTCCT AGCTCTCACTGCGGTACGCGCAGTCCCTACTGGCTTGACCTAGAGGGCGGGAAGCTGCCAGCAGTGGGACAGGAGAAAGCTGCACGCGCATGTGCTCAACATTGGTGGAGCTGCAACTGGTTTCGCACACCCATCACAGTCCGCAACTGTGGAGCCTTCTACCTGTACAAACTGGAAGCACCGAAGGACTGTGATCTTGCGTACTGTGCCAAAACAGTCTAG